A window of Natrinema salifodinae contains these coding sequences:
- a CDS encoding plastocyanin/azurin family copper-binding protein gives MARDNPISRRTAMKLTGAAASTALVAGCSSGGDGDDGGDGSGDGDSGGETYTIESGTEILFRAENMSWHGKNPSDIEDVENPTIELTEGETYTIGWDEGDGSGHNFEIWNDNEEIVEDYTTDTISEPGDSQVYEIEVTSEMAEYVCDPHSTSGMRGTIETTSGDGGDGGDSGNESNESSE, from the coding sequence ATGGCACGAGATAATCCGATCTCACGGCGGACAGCGATGAAGCTCACGGGAGCGGCGGCCTCGACCGCGCTCGTCGCCGGCTGCAGCAGCGGCGGCGACGGCGACGACGGCGGGGACGGCAGCGGTGACGGGGACAGTGGCGGCGAAACCTACACGATCGAGTCCGGTACGGAGATCCTGTTCCGCGCCGAGAACATGTCCTGGCACGGGAAGAACCCGTCTGACATCGAAGACGTCGAAAACCCGACGATCGAGCTCACCGAGGGCGAAACCTACACGATCGGTTGGGACGAGGGCGACGGCAGCGGCCACAACTTCGAAATCTGGAACGACAACGAAGAGATTGTTGAAGATTACACGACGGATACCATTTCCGAGCCGGGCGACAGTCAGGTTTACGAGATCGAGGTCACAAGCGAGATGGCCGAATACGTCTGCGACCCCCACTCCACGTCCGGTATGCGTGGCACCATCGAGACCACGAGCGGTGACGGCGGCGATGGCGGCGACAGCGGTAACGAGTCCAACGAATCCAGCGAGTGA
- a CDS encoding pyridoxal-phosphate-dependent aminotransferase family protein — translation MTKKREYKANYPDKTLYIPGPTEVREDVIAEMSQPMFGHRMDRMTDLYTTIVEDTKTFLDTDNDVIVLTGSGTEFMESSILNLVDEDVLVTTCGSFSERQANVAERLGKNVDTLEYEWGQAVKPEGVRDALEESDTDYDAVTCVMNESSTGVRNPIEEIGDVVAEYPDTYFIVDAVSALGGDYVDIDQHNIDVIFTSVQKAFAMPPGLAVCVVSDEAYERELESESASWYGGFQRSLDYYDRKGQTHSTPAIPVMLAYRKQMKHMLEEGHDARDQRHREMAEYTREWAREHFDMFPEEGYESQTVSCIENTQGIDVAATIEAVSEEYDMVFSNGYGSQLGEETFRIGHMGEHDRESIEALTDAIEDVAGL, via the coding sequence GTGACTAAGAAACGCGAATACAAAGCCAACTATCCCGACAAGACGCTGTACATCCCGGGCCCGACCGAGGTGCGCGAGGACGTCATCGCGGAGATGAGCCAGCCGATGTTCGGCCACCGGATGGACCGGATGACCGACCTCTATACGACCATCGTCGAGGACACCAAGACGTTCCTCGACACCGACAACGACGTCATCGTCCTCACGGGCTCGGGGACCGAGTTCATGGAGAGCTCGATCCTCAACCTCGTCGACGAGGACGTCCTCGTGACGACCTGCGGCAGCTTCAGCGAGCGCCAGGCGAACGTCGCCGAGCGGCTCGGCAAGAACGTCGACACCCTCGAGTACGAGTGGGGCCAGGCGGTCAAGCCCGAGGGGGTCCGCGACGCCCTCGAAGAAAGCGACACCGACTACGACGCCGTCACCTGCGTGATGAACGAGTCCTCGACCGGCGTCCGGAATCCGATCGAGGAGATCGGCGACGTCGTCGCGGAGTATCCGGACACCTACTTCATCGTCGACGCCGTCTCGGCGCTGGGCGGCGACTACGTCGACATCGACCAGCACAACATCGACGTCATCTTCACGTCGGTCCAGAAGGCCTTCGCCATGCCGCCGGGCCTGGCGGTCTGCGTCGTCAGCGACGAGGCCTACGAGCGCGAACTCGAGAGCGAGTCGGCGTCGTGGTACGGCGGCTTCCAGCGGTCGCTCGACTACTACGATCGAAAGGGCCAGACCCACTCCACGCCGGCGATTCCCGTCATGCTGGCCTACCGCAAGCAGATGAAACACATGCTCGAGGAGGGCCACGACGCGCGCGATCAGCGCCACCGGGAGATGGCCGAGTACACGCGCGAGTGGGCCCGCGAGCACTTCGATATGTTCCCCGAGGAGGGCTACGAGTCTCAGACGGTGAGCTGTATCGAGAACACGCAGGGGATCGACGTCGCCGCGACCATCGAGGCCGTCTCCGAGGAGTACGACATGGTCTTCTCGAACGGCTACGGCTCGCAACTCGGCGAGGAGACGTTCCGCATCGGCCACATGGGCGAACACGACCGCGAGTCGATCGAGGCGCTGACCGACGCCATCGAAGACGTCGCCGGGTTGTAA
- the eif1A gene encoding translation initiation factor eIF-1A — protein sequence MSDDGNGGRKNLRMPEDDEVFATVTDMLGANRVKVRCADGTERTARIPGKMQKRIWIREDDVVLVEPWDWQDEKADITWRYEKSEADQLREEGHIQ from the coding sequence ATGAGCGACGACGGTAACGGTGGGCGGAAGAACCTCCGAATGCCAGAGGACGACGAGGTCTTCGCGACCGTCACGGACATGCTCGGGGCGAATCGGGTGAAAGTACGCTGCGCCGACGGGACAGAGCGCACCGCACGCATCCCGGGCAAGATGCAAAAGCGCATCTGGATCCGTGAGGACGACGTCGTCCTCGTCGAGCCCTGGGACTGGCAGGACGAGAAAGCGGACATCACCTGGCGCTACGAAAAGAGCGAGGCCGACCAGCTTCGGGAAGAAGGCCACATTCAGTAA
- a CDS encoding DUF7470 family protein, with amino-acid sequence MLQNLGALGIVGLVILIAGIALIAYANLVIAVGMALVLAGLGLVVKSLISGMLQNFGMF; translated from the coding sequence ATGTTGCAGAATCTCGGCGCGCTCGGTATCGTCGGACTCGTGATCCTGATCGCCGGCATCGCGCTCATCGCGTACGCGAACCTCGTGATCGCCGTCGGCATGGCGCTCGTCCTCGCCGGCCTGGGCCTGGTCGTCAAGTCGCTGATCTCGGGGATGCTCCAGAATTTCGGAATGTTCTAA
- a CDS encoding DUF460 domain-containing protein, protein MSTRTSALDAVVFGVDIQSGDVRGDAPSYALAVYDGDDVTRDVVTHRKLRRLIDDEEPAIVATDNMYELAADKDQLIHFLGSLPADTRLVQVTGAEQPEPLSRVAKRHGIPYGKDPMQEAEAAARLAAHNVGHEVSAFTDTTEVKVARGRSTGSGGWSEDRYTRRIHGSVKKRAREVESELDDDNLEYETDIREAYGGYANAVFTVEARPGDIPVSRNRSGDVRVEIERQRRDGIEFRPLVKRRDHVIVGIDPGTTTAVAIVGLEGEVLDVWSSRTSDTAEVIEWIVERGRPIVVAADVTPMPETVEKFRRSFDAAGWTPESDLPIDEKQHRTREHSYDNDHQRDAMAAALYAVDAHADQFDRIADKLPPGVDRGEVTARVVAGEESVEAVLADLNDDDETEEESTEHEPRELTEEEQRIKDLKRQVDRLQSHVETLEGRLEEKDDRIDDLETELSVAKREERKEVRRDREVSRLDRKADRLERERDQAREEVEELENKVERMKALWKLDHSNFSDVSAEKEGLVPVKVVEKFTKGAIREADDQYGIAPDDVVYLRDASGAGRSTAKLLADFEPRVILKDGGLSEIADEILFDSEIPVGPADDVAMQEVDELAVAREEDVDAVIDDWHERAEDRERDRKAAMVDRLISEHRAGDNEA, encoded by the coding sequence GTGAGTACGCGAACGAGTGCGCTCGATGCAGTCGTCTTCGGGGTGGACATCCAGAGCGGTGACGTGCGCGGCGACGCGCCGTCGTACGCGCTGGCCGTCTACGACGGCGACGACGTCACTCGGGACGTCGTTACCCACCGCAAACTCCGGCGACTGATCGACGACGAGGAGCCGGCGATCGTCGCGACGGACAACATGTACGAGCTGGCCGCCGACAAGGACCAGCTCATCCACTTTCTCGGGTCGCTGCCCGCCGACACCCGGCTCGTCCAGGTGACGGGCGCCGAACAACCCGAGCCCCTCTCCCGCGTCGCGAAACGCCACGGCATTCCCTACGGCAAGGACCCGATGCAGGAGGCCGAGGCCGCGGCGCGGCTCGCCGCCCACAACGTCGGCCACGAGGTCTCCGCGTTCACGGACACGACGGAGGTCAAGGTCGCCCGCGGGCGCTCGACCGGCAGCGGCGGCTGGAGCGAGGACCGCTACACCCGCCGCATCCACGGCTCCGTCAAGAAACGGGCCCGCGAGGTCGAGTCCGAACTCGACGACGACAACCTCGAGTACGAGACGGATATTCGGGAGGCCTACGGCGGCTACGCCAACGCCGTCTTCACCGTCGAGGCCCGTCCCGGCGACATCCCCGTCTCGCGCAACCGATCCGGTGACGTCCGCGTCGAGATCGAGCGCCAGCGCCGCGACGGCATCGAATTTCGGCCGCTGGTCAAACGCCGCGACCACGTCATCGTCGGGATCGACCCCGGGACGACGACCGCCGTCGCCATCGTCGGCCTCGAAGGGGAGGTGCTGGACGTCTGGAGTTCGCGTACCAGCGACACCGCCGAGGTGATCGAGTGGATCGTCGAGCGCGGCCGGCCCATCGTCGTCGCGGCCGACGTGACGCCGATGCCCGAGACCGTCGAGAAGTTCCGCCGGAGCTTCGACGCCGCGGGCTGGACCCCCGAGAGCGATCTGCCGATCGACGAGAAGCAACACCGCACGCGCGAGCACTCCTACGATAACGACCACCAGCGCGACGCGATGGCCGCCGCGCTGTACGCCGTCGACGCCCACGCCGACCAGTTCGATCGCATCGCCGACAAGCTCCCGCCAGGCGTCGACCGCGGCGAGGTCACCGCCCGCGTCGTCGCCGGCGAGGAGAGCGTCGAGGCCGTTCTGGCCGACCTGAACGACGACGACGAGACCGAGGAGGAGTCGACCGAACACGAACCCCGCGAACTCACTGAGGAAGAGCAGCGGATCAAGGACCTCAAGCGCCAGGTCGACCGCCTCCAGTCCCACGTCGAGACGCTGGAGGGGCGACTCGAGGAGAAAGACGACCGCATCGACGACCTCGAGACCGAACTCAGCGTCGCCAAACGCGAGGAGCGCAAGGAGGTCCGCCGGGACCGCGAGGTGAGTCGCCTCGATCGGAAGGCCGACCGCTTGGAGCGCGAGCGCGACCAGGCCCGCGAGGAGGTCGAGGAACTCGAGAACAAGGTCGAGCGGATGAAGGCTCTCTGGAAGCTCGACCACTCGAACTTCAGCGACGTCTCCGCGGAGAAGGAGGGCCTGGTCCCGGTCAAGGTCGTCGAGAAGTTCACGAAGGGGGCGATCCGGGAGGCCGACGACCAGTACGGGATCGCGCCCGACGACGTGGTCTATCTGCGGGACGCAAGCGGTGCGGGTCGGTCGACAGCCAAACTGCTCGCGGACTTCGAACCGCGGGTCATCCTGAAGGATGGTGGCCTCTCCGAAATCGCCGACGAGATCCTCTTCGACAGTGAGATTCCGGTTGGCCCCGCGGATGACGTCGCCATGCAGGAGGTCGACGAACTCGCCGTCGCCCGCGAGGAGGACGTCGACGCGGTCATCGACGACTGGCACGAGCGCGCCGAGGACCGCGAGCGCGACCGCAAAGCGGCGATGGTCGACCGGCTCATCAGCGAGCACCGAGCCGGGGACAACGAGGCCTGA
- the rnz gene encoding ribonuclease Z codes for MPLRVTFLGTAGAIPTTERNPSSVFVAREGDELLFDAGEGTQRQMMRFGTGFSISHLFVTHLHGDHVLGIPGLLQTMDFNDREDPLAIHTPHGTRRQLKSLINALDNRPAFPVRVNEVGAGDVAYRADEYEVRAFATDHDTRSVGYALVEDDRKGRFDRERAEELGVPVGPKFSKLHEGEPVELEDGTVVEPDQVVGEPRPGRTVVYTGDTRPAQATIEVADDPDLLIHDATFADDRAERAADTAHSTARQAAEIATRAGADRLALLHLSSRYAGHTDDHLDQAREVFAGDEQRVFVPDDGQSLEIPYPDADADADDE; via the coding sequence ATGCCACTGCGCGTGACGTTTCTGGGGACGGCCGGCGCGATTCCGACGACGGAGCGAAATCCGAGCAGCGTCTTCGTCGCCCGGGAGGGCGACGAGTTGCTGTTCGACGCCGGCGAGGGAACCCAGCGCCAGATGATGCGCTTCGGCACCGGATTCTCGATCTCGCATCTCTTCGTCACGCACCTCCACGGCGACCACGTCCTCGGAATCCCGGGCCTGCTCCAGACGATGGACTTCAACGACCGCGAGGACCCGCTGGCGATCCACACCCCCCACGGCACGCGCCGCCAGCTCAAGTCGCTGATCAACGCCCTCGACAACCGGCCCGCGTTTCCCGTGCGGGTCAACGAGGTCGGCGCCGGCGACGTCGCCTACCGCGCCGACGAGTACGAGGTCCGCGCGTTCGCGACCGACCACGACACCCGCTCGGTCGGCTACGCGCTCGTCGAGGACGACCGCAAGGGCCGGTTCGACCGCGAGCGCGCCGAGGAACTCGGCGTCCCCGTCGGCCCGAAGTTCTCGAAACTCCACGAGGGCGAGCCCGTCGAACTCGAGGACGGCACCGTCGTCGAACCCGACCAGGTCGTCGGCGAGCCCCGCCCCGGTCGGACGGTCGTCTACACCGGCGACACCCGCCCCGCCCAAGCGACGATCGAGGTCGCGGACGATCCCGACCTGCTGATCCACGACGCCACCTTCGCCGACGACCGCGCCGAACGGGCCGCCGACACCGCCCACTCGACGGCCCGCCAGGCCGCCGAGATCGCCACCCGGGCCGGCGCGGATCGCCTGGCGCTGCTGCACCTGTCCTCGCGGTACGCCGGCCACACCGATGATCACCTGGACCAGGCCCGCGAGGTCTTCGCGGGCGACGAGCAGCGGGTGTTCGTCCCCGACGACGGGCAGAGCCTCGAAATCCCCTATCCTGACGCGGACGCAGACGCCGACGACGAGTAA
- a CDS encoding DUF7282 domain-containing protein has translation MSSRLTFGSLKRIVAILIAIAIVIAAGIVVGQAPAIFGVESDPEASITFEDQRSDGANVTIQEVSLSAGGYVVVTDGGDEPLAVSERLDAGDHENVTVERNGDSTRELVGPLTATVHQDTSDEDGFAYHETDGEEDQPYLEDGFPVSDTATVTTDEPATGDSFLVESLDAPDSATTNETIDVNAQIRNPTEYQTQQPVEVRVDGTVIERQVLELEGGESRTVTLETDTTGAPPGNRTIGVYTEDDGEVSDIALEFHTDPSVSVDDASNESVTLAAAIPEDGFVAVEHNETVVGTSETLDAGDHENVTVTLSDDAEIGEDDELTATLYAGDPDDVDAASPIEHEGDPVETTFTLADAGDGGDGGGDDGGGDGDSEPESGDE, from the coding sequence ATGAGTTCGAGACTGACGTTCGGTAGCCTAAAGCGGATCGTCGCGATCCTGATCGCGATCGCGATCGTCATCGCGGCCGGCATCGTCGTCGGCCAGGCGCCCGCCATCTTCGGCGTCGAGAGCGATCCGGAAGCCTCGATCACGTTCGAGGACCAGCGGAGCGACGGCGCTAACGTCACGATTCAGGAGGTCTCCCTGTCCGCCGGCGGGTACGTCGTCGTCACCGACGGCGGCGACGAGCCTCTGGCCGTCTCCGAGCGCCTGGATGCCGGCGACCACGAGAACGTCACCGTCGAGCGCAACGGCGATTCGACCCGCGAGCTCGTCGGCCCGCTGACGGCGACGGTCCACCAGGATACGTCCGACGAGGACGGCTTCGCCTATCACGAGACCGACGGCGAGGAGGATCAACCCTACCTCGAGGACGGGTTCCCGGTCAGCGACACCGCGACGGTGACGACCGACGAACCCGCGACCGGCGACTCGTTCCTGGTCGAGTCGCTCGATGCCCCCGACTCGGCTACGACCAACGAGACGATCGACGTGAACGCGCAGATCCGCAATCCGACCGAGTACCAGACCCAACAGCCCGTCGAGGTCCGCGTCGACGGGACCGTCATCGAGCGTCAGGTGCTAGAGCTCGAGGGCGGCGAGTCGCGGACCGTGACCCTCGAGACGGACACGACCGGCGCCCCGCCCGGCAACCGGACGATCGGCGTCTACACCGAGGACGACGGCGAGGTCTCCGACATCGCCCTCGAGTTCCACACCGATCCGAGCGTCTCGGTCGACGACGCGAGCAACGAGAGCGTGACCCTCGCCGCCGCGATCCCCGAGGACGGGTTCGTTGCAGTCGAACACAACGAGACGGTCGTCGGGACGAGCGAGACCCTCGACGCCGGCGACCACGAGAACGTCACCGTCACCCTCTCGGACGACGCCGAAATCGGCGAGGACGACGAACTGACGGCGACGCTCTACGCGGGCGACCCGGACGACGTCGACGCGGCGTCGCCGATCGAACACGAGGGTGACCCCGTCGAGACGACGTTCACGCTCGCGGACGCGGGCGACGGCGGTGACGGGGGCGGCGACGACGGGGGCGGCGATGGCGATTCCGAGCCCGAATCGGGCGACGAGTGA
- a CDS encoding AAA family ATPase: MDAPLWTETHAPELAELPQDDAREYLERAVEEPINLLLQGPPGSGKTAAARALARQAHDDPDNDLVEINVADFFSRTKTEIKNDPRFEHFLVGRSSMSKRDMINHVLKESASYAPVSGGYTTILLDNAEDVREDFQQALRRIMEQHHRTTQFIIATRQPTKLIPPIRSRCFPVSVRSPTSDEIVTVLERIAEKEGIEYDADGLEFVAGYANGNLRQAILAAQTTVEDEGELTMSAAYETIGEVGLDEEIESMLDDAEAGEFTDARSTLDDLLVDEGLDGEEVLELILQIARKRYQGEQLARVHRLAADIEFEMHEGSSDRIHASHLLAELGRDA; this comes from the coding sequence ATGGACGCGCCGCTGTGGACCGAAACCCACGCCCCGGAGCTGGCCGAGTTGCCACAGGACGACGCCCGCGAGTACTTAGAGCGGGCCGTCGAGGAGCCGATCAACCTCCTCCTGCAGGGACCGCCGGGCAGCGGGAAGACGGCGGCGGCGCGCGCGCTGGCCCGCCAGGCCCACGACGATCCGGACAACGACCTGGTCGAGATCAACGTCGCTGACTTCTTCAGCCGGACGAAGACCGAGATCAAGAACGACCCGCGCTTCGAGCACTTCCTCGTCGGGCGTTCCTCGATGTCCAAGCGGGACATGATCAACCACGTCCTCAAGGAGTCCGCGAGCTACGCCCCCGTCTCGGGTGGCTACACCACGATCCTGCTCGATAACGCCGAGGACGTCCGCGAGGACTTCCAGCAGGCCCTGCGCCGGATCATGGAGCAACACCACCGGACGACGCAGTTTATCATCGCCACGCGCCAGCCGACCAAGCTCATTCCGCCGATCCGCTCGCGGTGTTTCCCCGTCTCCGTCCGCTCGCCGACCAGCGACGAGATCGTCACCGTCCTCGAACGCATCGCCGAGAAAGAGGGCATCGAGTACGACGCGGACGGCCTCGAGTTCGTCGCCGGCTACGCTAACGGCAACCTCCGCCAGGCGATCCTGGCGGCCCAGACGACCGTCGAAGACGAGGGCGAACTCACGATGAGCGCGGCCTACGAGACGATCGGCGAGGTCGGCTTAGACGAGGAGATCGAGTCGATGTTAGACGACGCCGAGGCCGGCGAGTTCACTGACGCCCGATCGACGCTCGACGACCTGCTCGTCGACGAGGGGTTAGACGGCGAGGAAGTACTCGAGTTGATCCTGCAGATCGCTCGCAAGCGCTACCAGGGCGAGCAGTTGGCGCGCGTCCACCGCCTGGCCGCCGATATCGAGTTCGAGATGCACGAGGGGTCGAGCGACCGGATTCACGCCTCGCACCTCCTGGCGGAACTGGGTCGGGACGCCTGA
- a CDS encoding acyl-CoA thioesterase codes for MPTLLETRIQNRFPVQPQHANNNDTLHGGTLMKWLDEVGAMSAIRFAGRTCVTARVNELDFVRPIGIGDTALVEAYVFDAGRTSVHVALRAWREDLRTGDTEPTTESTFTFVAIDETGEPVAVPELSVETEEGDQLRDRAGELGTNG; via the coding sequence ATGCCGACGCTTCTCGAGACGCGCATCCAGAATCGGTTTCCGGTCCAGCCCCAGCACGCGAACAACAACGACACGCTCCACGGCGGCACCTTGATGAAGTGGCTCGACGAGGTCGGCGCGATGTCGGCGATCCGCTTCGCCGGTCGGACCTGCGTCACCGCCCGCGTGAACGAACTCGACTTCGTGCGCCCGATCGGCATCGGCGACACCGCGCTCGTCGAGGCCTACGTCTTCGACGCCGGCCGAACGAGCGTCCACGTCGCGCTGCGCGCCTGGCGCGAGGATCTCCGGACCGGCGACACCGAGCCGACGACCGAGTCGACGTTCACGTTCGTCGCGATCGACGAGACCGGGGAGCCGGTCGCGGTACCCGAGCTATCGGTCGAGACCGAAGAAGGGGATCAACTGCGGGACCGCGCCGGCGAGCTCGGGACGAACGGCTGA
- a CDS encoding THUMP domain-containing protein — translation MYLLELGGEDDAFAAREAESAASGVRRIAPGLAVSRAIVPERVRGLAYTHRASDLLGRGDADVASAAAVLEAASIDREGSVAVRATDVHGSSGVSTEQAERKLGQILVDRGFTVDLDDPDHVLRAVFSEGGIETGGSLAAGETGDLFAAEPDSSVEDDVSVCALGWLVAESVRDFGTRAPTDKPFFQPGSMDPLLARAVANVAGARPGATVLDPMCGTGGVLVEAGLVGADVIGTDAQAKMAAGARENLRHFLESDAPSPTGVERGSWHVGRGDATRLALADDAVDGVVFDAPYGRQSKIDTHRLEDLVAGALAEAERVAPRAVVIADRSWASEARAAGWELEAAFERRVHRSLTRYVLVLERRR, via the coding sequence GTGTACCTGCTCGAGCTCGGCGGCGAAGACGACGCGTTCGCGGCCCGCGAAGCGGAAAGCGCCGCGAGCGGGGTCCGACGGATCGCTCCGGGCCTCGCCGTCTCGCGCGCGATCGTCCCCGAGCGCGTCCGCGGCCTGGCCTACACGCACCGCGCCAGCGATCTACTCGGCCGCGGCGATGCGGACGTTGCGAGCGCGGCGGCGGTGCTCGAGGCCGCGTCGATTGACCGCGAGGGCTCGGTCGCGGTGCGCGCGACCGACGTCCACGGCTCGAGCGGCGTGAGTACGGAACAAGCGGAACGCAAACTCGGCCAAATCCTGGTCGATCGCGGCTTTACCGTCGACCTCGACGACCCGGATCACGTCCTGCGGGCCGTATTTTCCGAGGGTGGGATCGAAACGGGCGGCAGTCTCGCCGCCGGGGAAACGGGCGACCTCTTCGCAGCCGAACCCGATTCGAGCGTCGAGGACGACGTCTCCGTCTGCGCGCTCGGCTGGCTCGTGGCCGAGAGTGTCCGCGACTTCGGTACCCGCGCGCCGACGGACAAACCCTTCTTTCAGCCCGGCAGCATGGACCCGCTGCTCGCACGCGCCGTCGCGAACGTCGCGGGCGCCCGCCCCGGCGCGACGGTCCTCGACCCCATGTGCGGCACCGGCGGCGTCCTCGTCGAGGCCGGCCTGGTCGGTGCGGACGTGATCGGCACCGACGCTCAGGCGAAGATGGCTGCCGGCGCTCGCGAAAACTTGCGGCACTTCCTCGAGTCTGACGCGCCCTCGCCGACCGGCGTCGAGCGCGGCTCGTGGCACGTCGGCCGCGGCGACGCGACCAGGCTGGCGCTCGCCGACGACGCGGTCGACGGCGTCGTCTTCGACGCACCCTACGGCCGCCAGTCGAAGATCGACACCCACCGGCTCGAGGATCTGGTCGCCGGCGCGCTGGCAGAGGCCGAACGGGTCGCCCCGCGGGCGGTCGTGATCGCGGACCGTTCGTGGGCGAGCGAGGCGCGCGCGGCCGGGTGGGAACTCGAGGCGGCGTTCGAGCGCCGCGTCCACCGATCGCTGACGCGGTACGTACTGGTGCTCGAGCGCCGGCGATAG
- a CDS encoding TATA-box-binding protein, with product MTDPKDTINIENVVASTGIGQELDLQSVAMDLEGADYDPEQFPGLVYRTQNPKSAALIFRSGKIVCTGAKSTDDVHESLRIVFDKLRELQIQVNEDPEIVVQNIVTSADLGRNLNLNAIAIGLGLENIEYEPEQFPGLVYRLDEPEVVALLFGSGKLVITGGKKPEDAEHAVDKIVSRLEDLGLLE from the coding sequence ATGACGGATCCCAAGGACACCATCAACATCGAAAACGTGGTGGCGTCGACCGGTATCGGGCAGGAACTCGACCTTCAGAGCGTCGCGATGGACCTCGAAGGGGCCGACTACGACCCCGAACAGTTCCCCGGCCTCGTCTACCGCACCCAGAATCCCAAGTCCGCCGCGCTGATCTTCCGCTCCGGCAAGATCGTCTGTACCGGTGCCAAGTCGACCGACGACGTCCACGAGAGCCTGCGGATCGTCTTCGACAAGCTCCGCGAACTCCAGATTCAGGTCAACGAGGACCCCGAGATCGTCGTCCAGAACATCGTTACCTCGGCCGACCTCGGTCGCAACCTCAACCTGAACGCGATCGCCATCGGTCTCGGCCTCGAGAACATCGAGTACGAACCCGAACAGTTCCCCGGCCTGGTCTACCGTCTGGACGAACCCGAAGTCGTCGCCCTGCTGTTTGGCTCCGGCAAGCTCGTTATCACCGGCGGCAAGAAGCCCGAGGACGCCGAGCACGCCGTCGACAAGATCGTCTCGCGGCTCGAGGACCTCGGCCTGCTCGAGTAA
- a CDS encoding DUF7344 domain-containing protein has product MTIHPDRTPTLSERLHPDSASALDRRSLPSETIERLLDSDRRCEALRCVLAADEPIAVRTLVARLADAEHDATIGTTIHQLRQRVHVSLCRTHLPLLEENDVVAYDRVRNLVGPAANLSVFDSLLETESLDRSIASRLDCE; this is encoded by the coding sequence ATGACGATCCACCCTGATCGAACGCCGACCCTTTCGGAGCGCCTTCATCCGGACAGTGCCAGCGCGCTCGATCGGCGGTCCCTCCCGAGCGAGACGATCGAGCGATTACTCGACAGCGATCGCCGGTGCGAGGCTCTCCGTTGCGTCCTCGCCGCGGACGAGCCGATCGCAGTCCGCACGCTGGTCGCCCGCCTGGCCGACGCCGAGCACGACGCGACTATCGGGACGACGATCCACCAACTCCGCCAGCGCGTCCACGTCTCGTTGTGCCGGACCCACCTCCCGCTGCTCGAAGAAAACGACGTCGTGGCCTACGATCGCGTCCGGAATCTCGTCGGCCCGGCGGCAAACCTCTCCGTGTTCGACTCCCTCCTCGAGACCGAGTCGCTCGACCGTTCGATCGCGTCCCGACTGGACTGTGAGTAA